A part of Desulfobacter sp. genomic DNA contains:
- a CDS encoding tetrathionate reductase family octaheme c-type cytochrome, translated as MIKRVLILACLGVLTAVPGWTKAWQAPDQERARERAKETVPFIKEYKDDCQINRRICLMEAGISLDDVTEVYFLLDSPIIKKREDHYQPVRFAHKRHAALAQDCSKCHHFRPKDPKALETTRCSACHQDSFNKDHPERIGLKAAYHQQCMECHKQEAKGPVDCKGCHLKHVPDHKELVNLPDNADPFQVTAECLRCHDTQGEDMLKTAHWLWRGPSPYTTGHRKDILHGKGTTALNNYUISPISNEARCTSCHAGYGWKDSSFDFTDKTKIDCLVCHDTTGTYKKHPPGAGMPKKEVDLKKVAQNVGHTSRASCGACHFNGGGGDAIKHADMSRQLLKPNRSCDIHMGGYDFACAECHKTRNHKISGRSSSVPAAEGPVDCIDCHSESPHYSGGLLDHHLNTHSKTLDCNVCHSPVFAKCKPTKTFWDWSKAGDKKRKPKKDKYGKPDYNWKKGEFKWEESAVPDYRWYSGHMDRVLMGDKVDINAEVINLTSPVGSIKDPSSKITPFKIMKGIQAVDADHDYILVPHLFPRNKEDKTAYWKHLDWEIAFQDGMDAVGLEYSGSYKWKETWMYWRLDHEVMPADMALSCVQCHESLKGDQTCNRCHQDHREVDFKKIAHKGTDFSYMKSMGRDVAHLIDKTDYIDFKSLGYKGDPIIHGGRFKRLPMGYKQ; from the coding sequence ATGATAAAAAGAGTATTAATTCTGGCCTGCCTGGGGGTTTTGACAGCCGTCCCGGGTTGGACAAAGGCCTGGCAGGCACCGGACCAGGAAAGGGCCAGGGAAAGGGCCAAGGAAACCGTGCCCTTTATTAAGGAATACAAGGACGACTGCCAGATCAACCGGCGGATCTGCCTGATGGAAGCGGGGATCTCCCTGGACGACGTTACCGAGGTCTATTTCCTGCTGGACAGCCCCATCATTAAAAAACGGGAAGACCATTACCAGCCGGTACGCTTTGCCCATAAGCGCCACGCGGCCCTGGCCCAGGACTGCAGCAAATGCCACCATTTCAGGCCAAAGGATCCCAAAGCCCTTGAAACCACAAGGTGCTCTGCCTGCCACCAGGACAGTTTCAATAAGGATCATCCCGAACGCATCGGGCTCAAGGCCGCCTACCACCAGCAGTGCATGGAATGCCACAAGCAGGAGGCCAAGGGGCCTGTGGACTGCAAAGGCTGCCATCTCAAGCACGTGCCCGACCACAAGGAACTGGTGAATCTGCCGGACAACGCCGATCCCTTCCAGGTCACGGCCGAATGCCTGCGCTGCCATGATACCCAGGGCGAGGATATGCTCAAAACCGCCCACTGGCTCTGGCGGGGGCCTTCCCCCTACACCACCGGGCACCGAAAGGACATCCTCCACGGCAAGGGCACCACAGCCCTGAACAACTACTGAATCAGCCCCATCAGCAACGAGGCTCGTTGCACAAGCTGCCATGCAGGATACGGATGGAAGGATTCTTCTTTTGACTTTACGGACAAAACAAAAATAGACTGCCTGGTCTGCCACGACACCACAGGCACCTATAAGAAACATCCCCCCGGGGCGGGCATGCCCAAAAAGGAGGTGGATTTAAAAAAAGTGGCCCAAAACGTCGGACATACCAGCCGGGCATCATGCGGGGCCTGCCATTTTAACGGCGGCGGCGGAGATGCCATCAAGCATGCAGACATGTCCCGGCAATTGCTCAAACCCAACAGGAGCTGTGACATCCACATGGGCGGGTATGATTTTGCCTGTGCCGAATGCCATAAAACACGCAACCATAAAATTTCGGGCAGAAGTTCTTCCGTTCCTGCGGCCGAAGGGCCGGTGGACTGTATCGACTGCCATTCAGAGTCTCCCCATTACAGCGGCGGCCTGCTGGACCACCATTTAAACACACACTCCAAAACCCTGGACTGCAATGTCTGCCACTCCCCGGTATTTGCCAAGTGCAAACCCACCAAAACCTTCTGGGACTGGTCAAAGGCAGGGGACAAAAAACGCAAACCCAAAAAGGATAAATACGGCAAGCCCGATTACAACTGGAAAAAGGGTGAGTTCAAGTGGGAGGAATCCGCCGTGCCGGACTACCGCTGGTATTCAGGCCACATGGACCGGGTGCTCATGGGAGACAAGGTGGACATCAATGCAGAGGTGATCAACCTGACCTCACCTGTGGGCTCCATCAAGGACCCCTCCTCCAAAATCACGCCGTTTAAAATCATGAAAGGCATCCAGGCGGTGGATGCGGACCACGATTACATCCTGGTTCCCCATCTGTTTCCAAGAAACAAGGAAGACAAAACCGCCTATTGGAAACATCTGGACTGGGAAATAGCCTTCCAGGACGGAATGGATGCCGTGGGCCTGGAGTACAGCGGTTCCTACAAATGGAAGGAAACCTGGATGTACTGGCGCCTGGACCATGAGGTCATGCCCGCCGACATGGCGCTCTCCTGTGTTCAATGCCATGAGAGCCTCAAGGGGGACCAGACCTGCAACCGGTGCCACCAGGATCACCGGGAAGTGGATTTTAAGAAAATCGCCCATAAGGGCACCGATTTTTCCTATATGAAATCCATGGGCCGGGATGTGGCACACCTGATTGATAAAACCGATTACATCGACTTTAAATCCCTGGGCTACAAGGGAGATCCCATTATCCACGGCGGGCGGTTCAAACGGCTGCCCATGGGATATAAACAATAA
- the hybA gene encoding hydrogenase 2 operon protein HybA has product MKLSRRSFFKFVGASGASVVAAPSSADAWQSKAPPDPFGCLVDLTRCVGCRKCEEACAQVNQLPEPERPGCQCTVFEKNRRPDHQAFTVVNRYFTGKLDPFHKPMPTFAKVQCMHCQDPACVSACIVGALTKDETGAVRYDVTKCIGCRYCMVACPFEIPAYEYFDPVTPRVRKCTFCYDRISGEGGLPGCATICPTEALTFGKRATLLTVAKKRLKENPGKYISHIYGEKEVGGTSWLYISSVPFDKVNLPQLPETPSPKLAETIQHSLFSYLWSPIALFGVLGAFMARFGRSEENKQPKGGA; this is encoded by the coding sequence TTTTTTTAAATTCGTTGGGGCATCTGGCGCCTCTGTCGTGGCAGCGCCATCTTCGGCTGACGCATGGCAGTCAAAAGCGCCGCCCGACCCTTTCGGATGCCTTGTGGACCTGACGCGCTGCGTCGGCTGCCGCAAATGCGAGGAAGCCTGCGCCCAGGTCAACCAACTGCCGGAGCCTGAACGGCCCGGCTGCCAGTGTACGGTGTTCGAAAAAAACAGGCGGCCGGACCACCAGGCGTTCACGGTGGTCAACCGCTATTTTACAGGCAAGCTGGACCCGTTTCACAAGCCCATGCCCACCTTTGCCAAGGTCCAGTGCATGCACTGCCAGGATCCGGCCTGTGTGTCGGCCTGTATTGTCGGTGCCCTGACCAAGGACGAGACCGGTGCGGTGCGGTACGACGTCACCAAATGCATCGGATGCCGCTACTGCATGGTGGCCTGCCCCTTTGAAATCCCGGCCTACGAATATTTTGACCCGGTAACCCCCCGGGTTAGAAAATGCACCTTTTGCTATGACCGCATCTCCGGGGAGGGCGGCCTTCCCGGGTGCGCCACCATCTGCCCCACCGAAGCATTGACATTCGGAAAACGGGCCACCCTTCTTACGGTGGCCAAAAAACGGCTCAAGGAAAATCCGGGCAAATATATCTCCCACATTTACGGGGAAAAGGAGGTGGGCGGCACCTCCTGGCTTTATATTTCATCGGTTCCCTTTGACAAGGTCAACCTGCCGCAGCTTCCGGAGACCCCGTCGCCCAAACTGGCCGAGACCATCCAGCATTCTTTGTTCAGTTATCTATGGTCCCCCATTGCCCTGTTCGGGGTGCTCGGGGCGTTCATGGCCCGTTTCGGCAGGTCCGAAGAAAACAAGCAACCCAAAGGAGGTGCCTGA
- the hybB gene encoding Ni/Fe-hydrogenase cytochrome b subunit, whose product MDHKSSPLKKPLWTPGVLVMLVFMFAGFIAVIARFTGGIGYVSNLSNARPWGIWVGIDVATGVALAAGGFTTAALAHIFGRHYYEPVTRPALLTAALGYTFVVLGLLVDIGRSWAIWKPMFNWNTNSVLFEVAMCVMIYLHVLYIEFLPIVAEQFKGRVNLPGILSIFNGLADGILTLADAILDKIMWIFVILGVVLSCMHQSSLGSLMLVAPTKLHPLWYTPILPLLFLTSAIAVGYPMVVFETTLATSSFKMDGEIKILTPLTRITVFLLGLYLLLKLGDMTVRGTWGYLAQGTFQTNSFIIEMLFGVIIPWVMLMIPAVRQSRKGVFTAAALIVGGVALNRINVFIVGFTAPLSESGYFPSPGELLITLGLIATLMFVYRIAVTYLPVLQESKEVSS is encoded by the coding sequence ATGGATCATAAAAGCAGCCCCCTGAAAAAACCCTTATGGACCCCCGGGGTTCTGGTGATGCTGGTCTTCATGTTCGCCGGTTTCATCGCCGTCATTGCCAGGTTCACCGGCGGTATCGGGTATGTGTCCAATCTGTCCAATGCCAGGCCCTGGGGCATCTGGGTGGGCATTGATGTGGCCACCGGCGTGGCCCTGGCCGCAGGCGGATTTACCACGGCGGCCCTGGCCCATATTTTCGGACGCCATTACTATGAACCGGTGACCCGGCCGGCCCTTTTAACCGCCGCCCTGGGCTATACCTTTGTGGTCCTGGGACTGCTGGTGGATATCGGCCGGTCCTGGGCCATATGGAAGCCCATGTTCAACTGGAATACCAACTCGGTGCTCTTTGAGGTGGCCATGTGCGTGATGATATACCTGCACGTGCTTTACATTGAATTTCTGCCCATTGTGGCCGAACAATTCAAGGGACGGGTCAACCTCCCGGGCATCCTCTCCATTTTCAACGGGCTGGCCGACGGCATTCTCACCCTTGCCGACGCCATCCTGGACAAAATCATGTGGATATTCGTGATTTTGGGGGTGGTACTCTCCTGCATGCACCAGTCCAGTCTGGGCTCGCTGATGCTGGTGGCGCCCACCAAGCTCCACCCCCTGTGGTACACCCCCATCCTGCCGCTGCTCTTTTTAACCTCGGCCATTGCCGTGGGCTATCCCATGGTGGTCTTTGAAACCACCTTGGCCACCTCTTCCTTTAAAATGGACGGCGAGATAAAAATCCTGACCCCGCTGACCCGGATCACGGTGTTCCTCTTGGGCCTCTATCTGCTGCTCAAGCTGGGGGACATGACCGTCAGGGGCACCTGGGGATACCTTGCCCAGGGCACCTTCCAGACCAATTCCTTTATCATAGAAATGCTGTTCGGCGTCATCATCCCCTGGGTGATGCTGATGATCCCTGCCGTCCGGCAGTCCAGGAAAGGGGTGTTCACTGCGGCCGCCCTGATTGTGGGCGGCGTGGCGCTTAACCGCATCAATGTATTTATCGTCGGATTTACCGCGCCGCTGAGCGAAAGCGGGTATTTCCCCTCCCCGGGTGAACTGCTCATTACCCTGGGGCTGATTGCCACCCTCATGTTTGTCTACAGGATTGCTGTGACCTATCTGCCGGTGTTGCAGGAATCCAAGGAGGTATCCTCATGA
- a CDS encoding flavodoxin family protein → MKSLIIYSSQSGNTQKLAQAVYDNIEGEKQIASVETAPASADGYDLVAVGFWLQAGKPDPKTLKFLETFNSNGKVFLFATHGAAKGSDHARSAMDHAAGLLKGAQLAGTYSCQGEVSPKVLEKVRQKETPPVWINDADGAKGHPDQGDIRELVAMVKSL, encoded by the coding sequence ATGAAATCTTTGATCATCTATTCAAGTCAGTCGGGCAATACCCAAAAACTTGCCCAGGCGGTATACGATAATATTGAGGGAGAAAAACAGATCGCTTCCGTTGAAACAGCACCGGCCTCGGCCGACGGGTACGATCTTGTGGCTGTGGGATTCTGGCTTCAGGCCGGGAAACCGGATCCCAAAACCTTAAAATTCCTGGAAACCTTTAACAGCAACGGAAAGGTGTTTCTCTTTGCCACCCATGGGGCGGCCAAAGGCTCGGACCATGCCAGGAGTGCCATGGATCATGCCGCGGGGCTTTTAAAAGGCGCCCAACTTGCCGGCACCTATTCATGCCAGGGTGAGGTCTCCCCCAAAGTCCTTGAGAAGGTCAGGCAGAAGGAAACCCCGCCGGTATGGATCAATGATGCGGATGGGGCCAAGGGCCATCCCGACCAGGGGGATATCCGGGAACTGGTCGCAATGGTCAAATCGCTGTAA